From a single Lactococcus carnosus genomic region:
- the pheS gene encoding phenylalanine--tRNA ligase subunit alpha, translating to MSLQDKIAELRTVALAKLAEIADEKTLNDLRVAVLGKKGELTDILKGMKDLTNEERPKIGALANELRDEITGLLESKKAVIEAAIITQKLANESLDVTLPGKKVAKGNRHILTQTTEEIEDIFLGMGYKIVDGYEVETDYYNFERMNLPKDHPARDMQDTFYITPEVLLRTHTSPVQARTMDAHDFTTGPLKMISPGRVYRRDTDDATHSHQFHQIEGLVIDENIAMSDLKGTLDMLVKKMFGAERKIRLRPSYFPFTEPSVEADISCFKCGGKGCNVCKSTGWIEVLGAGMVHPNVLEMAGIDSTKYSGFAFGLGQERIAMLRYGINDIRGFYLGDARLSEQFIG from the coding sequence ATGAGTTTACAAGACAAAATCGCTGAATTGCGGACAGTAGCATTAGCTAAATTAGCAGAAATTGCTGATGAGAAAACATTGAATGATCTACGTGTTGCTGTACTTGGTAAAAAAGGTGAGTTAACAGACATCCTTAAGGGGATGAAAGACTTAACAAATGAAGAACGACCAAAAATTGGGGCACTCGCAAATGAGCTACGTGATGAAATCACGGGCTTACTAGAGTCTAAAAAAGCTGTGATTGAAGCAGCGATTATCACTCAAAAATTAGCAAATGAATCACTTGATGTGACTTTACCTGGTAAAAAAGTAGCAAAAGGAAATCGTCATATCCTGACCCAAACAACAGAGGAAATCGAAGATATTTTCTTAGGCATGGGCTATAAAATCGTTGATGGCTATGAAGTTGAGACTGACTACTATAACTTTGAACGCATGAATCTACCTAAAGATCATCCAGCGCGTGATATGCAAGATACTTTCTATATCACACCTGAAGTACTACTGAGAACGCATACAAGCCCTGTACAAGCCCGTACCATGGATGCCCATGACTTTACGACTGGTCCCCTTAAAATGATCTCACCAGGACGTGTTTATCGTCGTGATACAGATGATGCAACGCATAGTCATCAGTTCCATCAAATAGAAGGTCTTGTGATTGATGAAAACATCGCCATGAGTGACCTTAAAGGCACACTTGATATGCTGGTAAAAAAAATGTTCGGTGCGGAACGCAAAATTCGCTTACGTCCAAGTTATTTCCCATTTACTGAACCATCCGTAGAAGCAGATATCTCATGTTTCAAGTGTGGCGGTAAAGGCTGTAATGTCTGTAAATCTACTGGTTGGATTGAAGTATTAGGTGCAGGAATGGTCCATCCAAATGTTCTTGAGATGGCTGGTATCGATAGCACAAAATACTCAGGCTTTGCCTTTGGGTTAGGACAAGAACGGATTGCCATGTTACGATACGGCATTAATGATATTCGTGGGTTTTATCTTGGAGATGCCCGTCTATCAGAACAGTTTATTGGTTAA
- the pheT gene encoding phenylalanine--tRNA ligase subunit beta: MQVSYKWLKELVNIEVPAHDLSEKMSTSGIEVEGVDVRSAGLSKLVVGEVLSTEAIPETHLNICQVNIGEDTPTQIVCGAENIKAGIKVIVALPGARIAGNHKIKKGKIRGIESLGMICSLQEIGFPENVVPKAFAEGIYYLPTDATNGDDIFDYLEMHDEVLELSITPNRADALSMRGVAHEVAAIYENKTVNFDEKVLRESSLKTSEKLSVAVETDKALTYNLRLIENVVVAPSPQWLQNRLMNEGIRPINNVVDVTNFVLLYFGQPLHAFDYDQFEEKKVVVRQAKATEKMTTLDDIERELSADDIVITVAGKPVALAGVMGGKDTEMTAKTTTVALESAIFQGTSIRKTSQKFNLRSESSARFEKGINQADVTTALDYAAAMIVELAGGQLTSGIVSSNDFTAKDVTVSITLTKINRSLGLILNQAEVVAIFDRLGFTTTVTDEKFDVTVPPRRWDIAIEADLIEEVARIYGYDNIPNTLPQAGSTIGELTKAQQLARDVRTTLEGAGLSEIISYSLTTAEKAVQFTKLPTEHLTALAMPMSEERSTLRVNLISGILDIVHYNLARGNDSLALYEVGQVFAKLGNETDNRPTELPQVAFALTGKTYDFYTIKGIVETLLLQFDNVRFEADQSITELHPGRTARVLIGDVEVGFLGQVHPTLAKAYDISETYVANLDLSALLANLPEQVIFTDIPKFQASRRDIALLVDRVTTNQAILDVIASSKVKTLIKADLFDVYMGENVASDKKSLAYTLTFQSAENQLTDDEITAAVTKITKKLVEFGAEIR, from the coding sequence ATGCAAGTATCATATAAGTGGCTAAAAGAACTGGTTAATATCGAAGTACCAGCACATGACCTATCAGAAAAAATGTCGACGAGCGGGATTGAAGTCGAGGGTGTTGACGTCCGTTCAGCAGGTCTCTCTAAATTAGTTGTCGGGGAAGTCCTATCAACTGAGGCAATACCTGAAACACATCTCAATATTTGTCAAGTGAACATTGGCGAAGATACACCAACACAAATCGTTTGTGGTGCAGAAAACATTAAAGCAGGTATCAAAGTCATCGTTGCGTTACCAGGTGCGAGAATTGCTGGTAATCACAAAATTAAAAAAGGCAAAATCCGTGGTATCGAAAGTCTTGGGATGATTTGTAGTCTCCAAGAAATTGGTTTCCCTGAAAATGTGGTACCAAAAGCATTTGCAGAAGGTATCTATTATTTGCCAACTGATGCAACAAACGGAGACGACATCTTTGATTATTTAGAGATGCATGATGAAGTGCTTGAACTCTCAATCACACCCAACCGTGCAGATGCACTGTCTATGCGTGGTGTGGCCCATGAAGTTGCGGCCATCTATGAAAATAAAACTGTAAACTTTGATGAAAAAGTCTTGCGCGAATCTAGCCTTAAAACCAGTGAAAAACTTTCTGTTGCAGTGGAAACAGACAAGGCATTGACTTATAATTTGCGCTTGATCGAAAATGTAGTCGTTGCACCAAGTCCTCAGTGGTTGCAAAATCGCTTGATGAATGAAGGCATTCGCCCAATCAACAATGTCGTTGATGTGACGAACTTTGTGCTCTTATACTTCGGACAACCGTTACATGCCTTTGACTATGATCAATTTGAAGAGAAAAAAGTTGTCGTTCGTCAAGCTAAGGCAACTGAAAAAATGACGACTTTAGATGATATTGAACGTGAGCTTTCAGCTGATGATATCGTCATTACAGTGGCTGGAAAACCTGTCGCCCTCGCTGGTGTCATGGGTGGTAAAGACACTGAAATGACTGCTAAGACAACAACTGTTGCCCTAGAATCAGCCATTTTCCAAGGCACAAGTATCCGTAAAACATCACAAAAATTCAACCTGCGTTCAGAATCAAGTGCACGTTTTGAAAAAGGGATCAACCAAGCAGACGTGACGACAGCACTTGACTATGCAGCGGCGATGATCGTTGAACTTGCGGGTGGTCAACTTACTTCAGGTATCGTATCTAGCAATGACTTTACTGCCAAAGATGTGACAGTATCGATTACACTGACTAAGATTAACCGCTCACTTGGCTTGATACTCAATCAAGCAGAAGTTGTTGCGATTTTTGATAGACTTGGGTTTACAACGACTGTTACAGATGAAAAATTTGATGTCACAGTACCACCACGCCGTTGGGATATCGCCATAGAAGCTGACTTGATAGAAGAAGTTGCACGGATTTATGGCTATGATAATATCCCAAATACCCTACCACAAGCTGGTAGTACTATCGGTGAATTAACAAAGGCACAACAACTTGCACGAGATGTCCGCACGACACTTGAAGGTGCTGGCCTTTCTGAAATCATCTCGTATTCACTGACGACAGCAGAAAAAGCAGTACAATTTACCAAATTACCGACTGAACATCTGACAGCACTTGCTATGCCGATGAGCGAGGAACGTAGCACCCTAAGAGTGAATTTGATCAGTGGGATTCTCGATATCGTACATTATAATTTAGCACGTGGCAACGATAGCTTAGCACTTTATGAAGTTGGGCAAGTCTTTGCTAAACTTGGCAATGAAACAGACAATCGTCCTACAGAATTACCACAAGTTGCTTTTGCACTCACTGGTAAAACGTATGATTTTTACACGATTAAAGGTATTGTTGAAACGCTATTACTTCAATTTGACAATGTCCGTTTTGAAGCAGACCAATCGATTACTGAATTGCATCCTGGTCGTACAGCTCGTGTCCTAATCGGTGATGTTGAAGTTGGTTTCCTAGGTCAAGTCCATCCAACTCTGGCTAAAGCCTATGATATTTCTGAAACTTATGTGGCAAATCTCGATTTATCAGCTCTGTTAGCTAATTTACCAGAGCAAGTGATTTTCACTGATATTCCTAAGTTCCAAGCTTCTAGACGTGATATCGCTCTTCTGGTTGATCGTGTGACGACCAATCAAGCTATTCTAGATGTGATTGCGTCAAGTAAGGTTAAGACGTTAATCAAGGCAGACCTGTTTGATGTCTATATGGGAGAAAATGTGGCAAGCGATAAAAAATCGTTAGCCTATACCTTAACTTTCCAATCAGCTGAAAATCAGTTAACTGATGATGAAATCACAGCAGCAGTGACTAAAATTACGAAAAAACTAGTTGAATTTGGTGCTGAAATTAGATAA
- a CDS encoding PHP domain-containing protein, protein MPLYYDQHLHTHFSYDSQANFIDYLENSTGYVVTTEHFDVANPVTGQTDAPDYGQYASEIAQLNRDYGNRVLKGIEIGYYQPKEAEIVSYLADKAYDLKLLSVHHNGEFDYLDDYVADMDFDLVFSQYLSELNVAIDRNHLIQADVLAHFDYGIRLFDVIRSDLEKYEDQLLAIFQKMIAADLAFEINAKSTHLYHHLPLYAYALELVLKLGGTLFTLGSDGHKLSHYQLAFDELKPWLKVQGVDQLVTFHDGIREFCDI, encoded by the coding sequence ATGCCGTTATATTATGATCAACATTTACATACGCATTTCTCTTATGATTCACAAGCAAATTTCATCGATTATTTAGAAAATTCGACAGGTTATGTCGTAACGACTGAACACTTTGATGTGGCTAATCCAGTGACAGGTCAAACGGATGCCCCAGATTATGGACAATACGCATCTGAAATCGCCCAACTGAATCGAGACTATGGCAACCGTGTCTTAAAAGGAATCGAAATCGGCTATTATCAACCTAAAGAAGCTGAAATAGTAAGCTACCTAGCAGACAAAGCATATGATTTGAAATTATTATCCGTGCATCATAATGGGGAATTTGATTATTTGGATGATTATGTTGCCGATATGGATTTTGACCTTGTCTTTAGTCAGTATCTGTCCGAGTTAAATGTAGCTATTGACCGTAATCATCTGATTCAAGCAGACGTCCTAGCGCATTTTGATTATGGCATTCGCCTATTTGATGTCATCCGTTCTGATTTAGAAAAGTACGAAGATCAATTACTCGCTATCTTTCAGAAAATGATAGCTGCAGACTTAGCATTTGAAATTAATGCCAAGTCCACACACTTGTATCATCATCTACCACTCTATGCCTATGCCTTGGAACTTGTTTTAAAACTGGGTGGCACATTGTTCACGCTAGGATCAGATGGTCATAAACTGTCACATTACCAACTTGCCTTTGATGAGTTGAAGCCATGGTTAAAAGTACAAGGCGTTGACCAATTAGTTACCTTTCATGATGGTATCAGAGAATTTTGTGATATCTGA
- the nox gene encoding H2O-forming NADH oxidase → MKTVIIGSNHAGIAAANTLLDNYPGNEVVLIDRNTNLSYLGCGTALWVGRQIDGYEGLFYTNKEDFIKKGAKIFLQSSVTNIDFDGKVVHFEDEAGNPTTESYDKLVLATGSKPIVPNIPGKDLDGIHFLKLFQEGQAVDHAMSSEGVNTVAVIGAGYIGVEIAEAAKRRGKNVLLFDAMPTSLASYYDPEFTERMDANLEKHGIELHFGELATEYKGDTRVTQLVTDKGSYDVDMVINAIGFTANSDLGREHLDTFRNGAYLVDSHQKTSDDSVYAVGDSATIYSNALEATTYIALATNAVRSGIVAGHNIGGTVLDGIGVQGSNGISIFGYNMVSTGLSVAAAAKNNIDVEYTDYEDLQKPGFIKENGAVKIRIVYEKSSRRIVGAQLASTEDISANIHMFSLAIQEHVTIDKLKLLDIFFLPHFNQPYNYITMAALKAK, encoded by the coding sequence ATGAAAACTGTTATTATCGGTTCAAATCACGCAGGGATTGCTGCTGCAAATACTCTTTTAGACAATTACCCGGGTAACGAAGTTGTCTTGATTGACCGCAATACTAACCTTAGCTATCTTGGCTGTGGTACAGCTCTTTGGGTTGGCCGTCAAATCGACGGTTACGAAGGGCTCTTCTACACAAACAAAGAAGACTTTATCAAAAAAGGTGCTAAAATCTTTTTACAATCAAGTGTGACTAACATTGACTTTGATGGTAAAGTCGTTCATTTTGAAGATGAAGCTGGTAACCCAACAACAGAAAGCTATGACAAATTAGTTTTAGCGACAGGTAGTAAACCTATCGTGCCAAACATTCCTGGTAAAGACCTCGATGGGATTCATTTCCTAAAACTTTTCCAAGAAGGTCAAGCTGTTGACCATGCTATGTCTTCTGAAGGTGTTAACACAGTTGCCGTTATCGGTGCTGGTTACATCGGTGTTGAAATTGCTGAAGCTGCTAAACGTCGTGGTAAAAACGTCCTCTTGTTTGACGCGATGCCAACTTCACTTGCGTCATACTATGATCCTGAATTCACTGAACGTATGGATGCTAACCTTGAAAAACATGGTATTGAACTTCACTTTGGTGAGCTTGCAACTGAATACAAAGGTGACACACGTGTGACACAACTTGTTACTGATAAAGGTAGCTATGATGTTGATATGGTCATTAATGCGATTGGCTTCACAGCTAATTCTGATCTTGGTCGTGAACATTTGGATACATTCAGAAATGGTGCTTACCTTGTTGATAGTCATCAAAAAACAAGCGACGACAGTGTATATGCTGTTGGTGACTCAGCAACAATCTACTCAAACGCCCTAGAAGCAACAACTTATATCGCACTTGCAACAAATGCTGTACGTAGCGGTATCGTTGCTGGTCACAATATCGGTGGTACAGTTCTTGACGGTATCGGTGTACAAGGTAGTAATGGTATCTCTATCTTTGGTTACAACATGGTATCAACTGGTTTATCTGTAGCTGCAGCTGCTAAAAACAACATCGACGTCGAATATACTGATTATGAAGACTTACAAAAACCAGGTTTCATCAAAGAAAATGGTGCTGTTAAAATTCGTATCGTCTACGAAAAATCTTCTCGTCGCATTGTTGGTGCACAACTTGCTTCTACAGAAGATATCTCTGCTAATATTCATATGTTCAGCCTTGCAATCCAAGAGCATGTAACAATCGATAAATTGAAATTACTAGATATCTTCTTCTTACCACATTTCAACCAACCTTATAACTACATTACAATGGCTGCTTTAAAAGCTAAATAA
- the treR gene encoding trehalose operon repressor: protein MKKYEKILYDLEDKIKNKAFKENELLPSENELVKYYDASRATVRQALNILEEKGLIQKQKGRGSVVIASSKLNFPISGLTSYKELQASLGFESITHVVVFEKLIIDQELASQTLFKKGTAVWHILRTRQIDGKAVVLDRDFIKYAIAPDMTREVVADSLYHYLENQLNVDISFAQKEITIDFVNDQDKSLLDLNPLDRHVVSVKSHVFLNDATIFQYTDSRHQVDKFQFTEFARRQKR from the coding sequence ATGAAAAAATATGAAAAAATTTTATATGACTTAGAAGATAAGATAAAAAATAAGGCATTCAAAGAAAATGAACTCCTACCGAGTGAGAACGAATTGGTCAAGTACTACGATGCAAGCCGTGCAACTGTCCGACAAGCCTTAAACATATTAGAAGAGAAAGGCTTAATTCAGAAGCAAAAAGGACGTGGATCCGTTGTGATTGCCTCAAGTAAGCTCAACTTTCCCATATCTGGATTGACGAGTTATAAAGAATTACAGGCATCCTTGGGCTTTGAAAGCATTACACATGTTGTGGTTTTTGAAAAGCTAATCATCGATCAGGAATTAGCCAGTCAAACACTTTTTAAAAAAGGGACTGCTGTTTGGCATATTCTACGTACTAGGCAGATTGATGGAAAAGCTGTCGTCCTAGACCGTGATTTTATCAAGTATGCTATTGCACCTGATATGACACGTGAGGTTGTTGCTGATTCTCTTTATCACTACCTTGAAAATCAACTTAATGTTGACATTTCTTTTGCACAAAAAGAAATCACGATTGATTTTGTCAATGATCAAGACAAATCACTCCTTGATCTAAATCCACTAGACAGGCATGTTGTCAGTGTTAAAAGTCATGTCTTCCTGAATGATGCAACTATTTTTCAGTATACAGATAGTCGCCATCAGGTCGATAAATTCCAGTTTACTGAGTTTGCCAGACGGCAAAAACGCTAA